A single region of the Mustela lutreola isolate mMusLut2 chromosome 2, mMusLut2.pri, whole genome shotgun sequence genome encodes:
- the TNK2 gene encoding activated CDC42 kinase 1 isoform X11, with product MPAARRFPGLELSFPLLARLRRRLYTRLGSSSMQPEEGTGWLLELLSEVQLQQYFLRLRDDLNVTRLSHFEYVKNEDLEKIGMGRPGQRRLWEAVKRRKAMCKRKSWMSKVFSGKRLEAEFPPHHSQSTFRKTSPTPGGPAGEGPLQSLTCLIGEKDLHLFEKLGDGSFGVVRRGEWDAPSGKTVSVAVKCLKPDVLSQPEAMDDFIREVNAMHSLDHRNLIRLYGVVLTPPMKMVTELAPLGSLLDRLRKHQGHFLLGTLSRYAVQVAEGMGYLESKRFIHRDLAARNLLLAARDLVKIGDFGLMRALPQNDDHYVMQEHRKVPFAWCAPESLKTRTFSHASDTWMFGVTLWEMFTYGQEPWIGLNGSQILHKIDKEGERLPRPEDCPQDIYNVMVQCWAHKPEDRPTFVALRDFLLEAQPTDMRALQDFEEPDKLHIQMNDVITVIEGRAENYWWRGQNTRTLCVGPFPRNVVTSVAGLSAQDISQPLQNSFIHTGHGDSDPRHCWGFPDKIDELYLGNPMDPPDLLSVELSTSRPTQHLGRVKKPTYDPVSEDQDPLSSDFKRLGLRKPALTRGLWLAKPSARVPGTKAARGSGGEVTLIDFGEEPVVPAPRPCAPSLAQLAMDACSLLDKTPPQSPTRALPRPLHPTPVVDWDARPLPPPPAYDDVAQDEDDFEVCSINSTLVGAGVCAGPSQGETNYAFVPEQAPLLPPLEDNLFLPPQAGVKPPSSAQTAQIFQALQQECMRQLQVPAASLGPSPGPAPVGEDKPQVPPRVPIPPRPTRPRGELSPAPSGEEELGRWPGPASPPRVPPREPLSPQGSRTPSPLVPPGSSPLPARLSSSPGKTMPTTQSFASDPKYATPQVIQAPGPRAGPCILPIVRDGKKVSSTHYYLLPERPPYLERYQRFLREAQSPEEPAPLPVPLLLPPPSTPAPAAPTATVRPMPQAAPDPKANFSTNNSNPGARPPALRATARLPQRGCPGDGPEAGRPADKIQMVEQLFGLGLRPRSECHKVLEMCDWSLEQAGCRLLGSCGPAHHK from the exons AGGCTGGGGAGCAGCAGCATGCAGCCGGAGGAGGGCACGGGCTGGCTGCTGGAGCTGCTGTCCGAGGTGCAGCTGCAGCAGTACTTCCTGCGGCTCCGTGATGACCTCAACGTCACCCGCCTGTCCCACTTCGAGTATGTCAAGAATGAGGACCTGGAGAAGATCGGCATGGGCCGGCCCG GCCAGCGGCGGCTGTGGGAGGCTGTGAAGAGAAGAAAGGCCATGTGCAAACGCAAGTCTTGGATGAGCAAG GTGTTCAGTGGAAAGCGACTGGAGGCTGAGTTCCCTCCTCATCACTCTCAGAGCACCTTCCGGAAGACCTCACCCACACCAGGGGGCCCAGCAGGGGAGGGGCCCCTGCAGAGCCTCACCTGCCTCATTGGGGAGAAGGACCTGCATCTCTTCGAGAAGCTGGGAGATGGTTCCTTTGGCGTGGTGCGCAGGGGCGAGTGGGATGCCCCCTCGGGGAAGACG GTGAGTGTGGCTGTGAAGTGCCTGAAGCCTGACGTGCTGAGCCAGCCCGAAGCCATGGACGACTTCATCCGAGAGGTTAACGCCATGCACTCACTGGACCATCGCAACCTCATTCGCCTCTATGGCGTGGTGCTCACGCCACCCATGAAGATG GTGACAGAGCTGGCGCCGCTCGGATCGCTGTTGGACCGGCTACGCAAGCACCAGGGCCACTTCCTCCTGGGCACTCTGAGCCGCTATGCTGTGCAGGTGGCCGAGGGCATGGGCTACCTGGAGTCTAAACGCTTCATTCACCGAGACCTGGCTGCCCGGAACCTGCTATTGGCTGCCCGTGACCTGGTCAAGATTGGGGACTTCGGGCTGATGCGTGCGCTGCCCCAGAATGACGACCACTACGTCATGCAGGAGCATCGCAAGGTGCCCTTTGCCTG GTGTGCTCCTGAGAGCCTGAAGACACGTACCTTCTCCCATGCCAGTGATACCTGGATGTTTGGGGTCACACTGTGGGAGATGTTCACTTATGGCCAGGAGCCCTGGATTGGTCTCAACGGCAGTCAG ATTCTGCATAAGATTGACAAAGAGGGGGAGCGTCTGCCACGGCCTGAGGACTGCCCCCAGGATATCTACAATGTCATGGTTCAGTGCTGGGCCCACAAGCCAGAAGACAGACCCACCTTTGTGGCCCTGCGGGACTTCCTGCTGGAG gcccagcccacAGACATGCGGGCCCTCCAGGACTTTGAGGAACCAGACAAGCTACACATCCAGATGAACGATGTCATCACCGTCATTGAGGGAAG GGCTGAGAATTACTGGTGGCGTGGGCAGAACACACGGACGCTCTGTGTAGGGCCCTTCCCGCGCAATGTGGTGACTTCCGTGGCTGGCCTATCGGCCCAGGACATCAGTCAACCCCTGCAGAATAGCTTCATCCACACAGGACATGGCGACAGCGACCCCCGCCACTGCTGGGGCTTCCCCGACAAGATCGACGA ACTATACCTGGGAAACCCCATGGACCCTCCTgacctgctgagtgtggaactgAGCACCTCCCGACCCACCCAACATCTAGGAAGGGTGAAAA AGCCAACCTACGACCCCGTGAGTGAGGATCAGGACCCCCTGTCCAGCGACTTCAAGAGGCTGGGCCTTCGGAAACCAGCCCTGACCCGTGGGCTGTGGCTCGCAAAGCCCTCGGCTCGGGTACCGGGCACCAAGGCGGCTCGAGGCAGCGGGGGTGAGGTCACACTCATTGACTTTGGTGAGGAGCCTGTCGTGCCTGCCCCGCGGCCCTGCGCACCCTCACTGGCGCAGCTGGCCATGGACGCCTGCTCCTTGCTGGACAAGACCCCGccacagagccccacacgggcCCTGCCCCGGCCGCTGCACCCCACACCCGTGGTGGACTGGGATGCGCGCCCgctgcccccacctcccgcctACGACGATGTGGCCCAGGATGAGGATGACTTTGAGGTCTGCTCCATCAACAGCACCCTTGTGGGTGCAGGGGTCTGTGCAGGGCCCAGCCAAGGGGAGACCAACTACGCCTTTGTGCCTGAGCAGgcacctctgctccctcccctggAGGACAATCTGTTCCTCCCGCCCCAGGCAGGGGTCAAGCCGCCCAGCTCTGCCCAGACCGCACAGATCTTCCAGGCGCTGCAGCAGGAGTGCATGCGGCAGCTGCAGGTCCCGGCGGCCTCCCTGGGCCCTTCTCCTGGCCCAGCCCCAGTGGGTGAGGACaagccccaggtgcccccccgcGTGCCCATACCCCCAAGGCCCACTCGCCCACGGGGCGAGCTGTCTCCGGCCCCCTCGGGTGAGGAGGAGCTAGGGCGGTGGCCCggacctgcctcccctccccgggTGCCTCCCCGGGAACCCCTGTCCCCTCAAGGCTCGAGGACCCCTAGCCCACTGGTACCACCTGGAAGCTCCCCGCTGCCAGCCCGGCTCTCCAGCTCACCGGGGAAGACCATGCCCACCACCCAGAGCTTCGCCTCCGACCCCAAGTATGCCACACCCCAAGTGATCCAGGCGCCTGGCCCACGGGCGGGCCCCTGCATTCTCCCCATTGTCCGCGATGGCAAGAAGGTCAGCAGCACCCACTACTACCTGCTGCCGGAGCGCCCACCCTACCTAGAACGCTATCAACGCTTCCTGCGGGAGGCCCAGAGCCCTGAAGAGCCGGcccctctgcctgtgcctctgctgctgcccccgCCCAGCACCCCAGCCCCTGCCGCCCCCACGGCCACTGTTCGACCAATGCCCCAGGCCGccccagaccccaaggccaacttCTCCACCAACAACAGTAACCCAGGGGCCCGGCCACCAGCCCTGAGGGCCACGGCTCGGCTGCCACAGAGGGGCTGCCCTGGGGATGGGCCAGAGGCTGGACGGCCGGCAGACAAGATCCAGATG GTGGAGCAGCTCTTTGGGTTGGGTCTGCGGCCGCGGAGTGAGTGCCACAAAGTGCTGGAGATGTGCGACTGGAGCCTGGAGCAGGCCGGCTGCCGCCTTCTGGGCTCCTGCGGCCCTGCCCACCACAAGTGA
- the TNK2 gene encoding activated CDC42 kinase 1 isoform X7, producing MGERSAYQRLAGGEEGPQRLGSSSMQPEEGTGWLLELLSEVQLQQYFLRLRDDLNVTRLSHFEYVKNEDLEKIGMGRPGQRRLWEAVKRRKAMCKRKSWMSKVFSGKRLEAEFPPHHSQSTFRKTSPTPGGPAGEGPLQSLTCLIGEKDLHLFEKLGDGSFGVVRRGEWDAPSGKTVSVAVKCLKPDVLSQPEAMDDFIREVNAMHSLDHRNLIRLYGVVLTPPMKMVTELAPLGSLLDRLRKHQGHFLLGTLSRYAVQVAEGMGYLESKRFIHRDLAARNLLLAARDLVKIGDFGLMRALPQNDDHYVMQEHRKVPFAWCAPESLKTRTFSHASDTWMFGVTLWEMFTYGQEPWIGLNGSQILHKIDKEGERLPRPEDCPQDIYNVMVQCWAHKPEDRPTFVALRDFLLEAQPTDMRALQDFEEPDKLHIQMNDVITVIEGRAENYWWRGQNTRTLCVGPFPRNVVTSVAGLSAQDISQPLQNSFIHTGHGDSDPRHCWGFPDKIDELYLGNPMDPPDLLSVELSTSRPTQHLGRVKRQPPPRPPQPAIFAQKPTYDPVSEDQDPLSSDFKRLGLRKPALTRGLWLAKPSARVPGTKAARGSGGEVTLIDFGEEPVVPAPRPCAPSLAQLAMDACSLLDKTPPQSPTRALPRPLHPTPVVDWDARPLPPPPAYDDVAQDEDDFEVCSINSTLVGAGVCAGPSQGETNYAFVPEQAPLLPPLEDNLFLPPQAGVKPPSSAQTAQIFQALQQECMRQLQVPAASLGPSPGPAPVGEDKPQVPPRVPIPPRPTRPRGELSPAPSGEEELGRWPGPASPPRVPPREPLSPQGSRTPSPLVPPGSSPLPARLSSSPGKTMPTTQSFASDPKYATPQVIQAPGPRAGPCILPIVRDGKKVSSTHYYLLPERPPYLERYQRFLREAQSPEEPAPLPVPLLLPPPSTPAPAAPTATVRPMPQAAPDPKANFSTNNSNPGARPPALRATARLPQRGCPGDGPEAGRPADKIQMLQAMVHGVTTEECQAALQSHSWSVQRAAQYLKVEQLFGLGLRPRSECHKVLEMCDWSLEQAGCRLLGSCGPAHHK from the exons AGGCTGGGGAGCAGCAGCATGCAGCCGGAGGAGGGCACGGGCTGGCTGCTGGAGCTGCTGTCCGAGGTGCAGCTGCAGCAGTACTTCCTGCGGCTCCGTGATGACCTCAACGTCACCCGCCTGTCCCACTTCGAGTATGTCAAGAATGAGGACCTGGAGAAGATCGGCATGGGCCGGCCCG GCCAGCGGCGGCTGTGGGAGGCTGTGAAGAGAAGAAAGGCCATGTGCAAACGCAAGTCTTGGATGAGCAAG GTGTTCAGTGGAAAGCGACTGGAGGCTGAGTTCCCTCCTCATCACTCTCAGAGCACCTTCCGGAAGACCTCACCCACACCAGGGGGCCCAGCAGGGGAGGGGCCCCTGCAGAGCCTCACCTGCCTCATTGGGGAGAAGGACCTGCATCTCTTCGAGAAGCTGGGAGATGGTTCCTTTGGCGTGGTGCGCAGGGGCGAGTGGGATGCCCCCTCGGGGAAGACG GTGAGTGTGGCTGTGAAGTGCCTGAAGCCTGACGTGCTGAGCCAGCCCGAAGCCATGGACGACTTCATCCGAGAGGTTAACGCCATGCACTCACTGGACCATCGCAACCTCATTCGCCTCTATGGCGTGGTGCTCACGCCACCCATGAAGATG GTGACAGAGCTGGCGCCGCTCGGATCGCTGTTGGACCGGCTACGCAAGCACCAGGGCCACTTCCTCCTGGGCACTCTGAGCCGCTATGCTGTGCAGGTGGCCGAGGGCATGGGCTACCTGGAGTCTAAACGCTTCATTCACCGAGACCTGGCTGCCCGGAACCTGCTATTGGCTGCCCGTGACCTGGTCAAGATTGGGGACTTCGGGCTGATGCGTGCGCTGCCCCAGAATGACGACCACTACGTCATGCAGGAGCATCGCAAGGTGCCCTTTGCCTG GTGTGCTCCTGAGAGCCTGAAGACACGTACCTTCTCCCATGCCAGTGATACCTGGATGTTTGGGGTCACACTGTGGGAGATGTTCACTTATGGCCAGGAGCCCTGGATTGGTCTCAACGGCAGTCAG ATTCTGCATAAGATTGACAAAGAGGGGGAGCGTCTGCCACGGCCTGAGGACTGCCCCCAGGATATCTACAATGTCATGGTTCAGTGCTGGGCCCACAAGCCAGAAGACAGACCCACCTTTGTGGCCCTGCGGGACTTCCTGCTGGAG gcccagcccacAGACATGCGGGCCCTCCAGGACTTTGAGGAACCAGACAAGCTACACATCCAGATGAACGATGTCATCACCGTCATTGAGGGAAG GGCTGAGAATTACTGGTGGCGTGGGCAGAACACACGGACGCTCTGTGTAGGGCCCTTCCCGCGCAATGTGGTGACTTCCGTGGCTGGCCTATCGGCCCAGGACATCAGTCAACCCCTGCAGAATAGCTTCATCCACACAGGACATGGCGACAGCGACCCCCGCCACTGCTGGGGCTTCCCCGACAAGATCGACGA ACTATACCTGGGAAACCCCATGGACCCTCCTgacctgctgagtgtggaactgAGCACCTCCCGACCCACCCAACATCTAGGAAGGGTGAAAA GGCAGCCTCCGCCTCGCCCACCTCAGCCTGCCATCTTCGCTCAGA AGCCAACCTACGACCCCGTGAGTGAGGATCAGGACCCCCTGTCCAGCGACTTCAAGAGGCTGGGCCTTCGGAAACCAGCCCTGACCCGTGGGCTGTGGCTCGCAAAGCCCTCGGCTCGGGTACCGGGCACCAAGGCGGCTCGAGGCAGCGGGGGTGAGGTCACACTCATTGACTTTGGTGAGGAGCCTGTCGTGCCTGCCCCGCGGCCCTGCGCACCCTCACTGGCGCAGCTGGCCATGGACGCCTGCTCCTTGCTGGACAAGACCCCGccacagagccccacacgggcCCTGCCCCGGCCGCTGCACCCCACACCCGTGGTGGACTGGGATGCGCGCCCgctgcccccacctcccgcctACGACGATGTGGCCCAGGATGAGGATGACTTTGAGGTCTGCTCCATCAACAGCACCCTTGTGGGTGCAGGGGTCTGTGCAGGGCCCAGCCAAGGGGAGACCAACTACGCCTTTGTGCCTGAGCAGgcacctctgctccctcccctggAGGACAATCTGTTCCTCCCGCCCCAGGCAGGGGTCAAGCCGCCCAGCTCTGCCCAGACCGCACAGATCTTCCAGGCGCTGCAGCAGGAGTGCATGCGGCAGCTGCAGGTCCCGGCGGCCTCCCTGGGCCCTTCTCCTGGCCCAGCCCCAGTGGGTGAGGACaagccccaggtgcccccccgcGTGCCCATACCCCCAAGGCCCACTCGCCCACGGGGCGAGCTGTCTCCGGCCCCCTCGGGTGAGGAGGAGCTAGGGCGGTGGCCCggacctgcctcccctccccgggTGCCTCCCCGGGAACCCCTGTCCCCTCAAGGCTCGAGGACCCCTAGCCCACTGGTACCACCTGGAAGCTCCCCGCTGCCAGCCCGGCTCTCCAGCTCACCGGGGAAGACCATGCCCACCACCCAGAGCTTCGCCTCCGACCCCAAGTATGCCACACCCCAAGTGATCCAGGCGCCTGGCCCACGGGCGGGCCCCTGCATTCTCCCCATTGTCCGCGATGGCAAGAAGGTCAGCAGCACCCACTACTACCTGCTGCCGGAGCGCCCACCCTACCTAGAACGCTATCAACGCTTCCTGCGGGAGGCCCAGAGCCCTGAAGAGCCGGcccctctgcctgtgcctctgctgctgcccccgCCCAGCACCCCAGCCCCTGCCGCCCCCACGGCCACTGTTCGACCAATGCCCCAGGCCGccccagaccccaaggccaacttCTCCACCAACAACAGTAACCCAGGGGCCCGGCCACCAGCCCTGAGGGCCACGGCTCGGCTGCCACAGAGGGGCTGCCCTGGGGATGGGCCAGAGGCTGGACGGCCGGCAGACAAGATCCAGATG CTGCAGGCCATGGTGCATGGGGTGACCACAGAGGAGTGCCAGGCGGCCCTGCAGAGCCACAGCTGGAGCGTGCAGCGGGCTGCCCAGTATCTGAAG GTGGAGCAGCTCTTTGGGTTGGGTCTGCGGCCGCGGAGTGAGTGCCACAAAGTGCTGGAGATGTGCGACTGGAGCCTGGAGCAGGCCGGCTGCCGCCTTCTGGGCTCCTGCGGCCCTGCCCACCACAAGTGA
- the TNK2 gene encoding activated CDC42 kinase 1 isoform X4, translating into MPAARRFPGLELSFPLLARLRRRLYTRLGSSSMQPEEGTGWLLELLSEVQLQQYFLRLRDDLNVTRLSHFEYVKNEDLEKIGMGRPGQRRLWEAVKRRKAMCKRKSWMSKVFSGKRLEAEFPPHHSQSTFRKTSPTPGGPAGEGPLQSLTCLIGEKDLHLFEKLGDGSFGVVRRGEWDAPSGKTVSVAVKCLKPDVLSQPEAMDDFIREVNAMHSLDHRNLIRLYGVVLTPPMKMVTELAPLGSLLDRLRKHQGHFLLGTLSRYAVQVAEGMGYLESKRFIHRDLAARNLLLAARDLVKIGDFGLMRALPQNDDHYVMQEHRKVPFAWCAPESLKTRTFSHASDTWMFGVTLWEMFTYGQEPWIGLNGSQILHKIDKEGERLPRPEDCPQDIYNVMVQCWAHKPEDRPTFVALRDFLLEAQPTDMRALQDFEEPDKLHIQMNDVITVIEGRAENYWWRGQNTRTLCVGPFPRNVVTSVAGLSAQDISQPLQNSFIHTGHGDSDPRHCWGFPDKIDELYLGNPMDPPDLLSVELSTSRPTQHLGRVKRQPPPRPPQPAIFAQKPTYDPVSEDQDPLSSDFKRLGLRKPALTRGLWLAKPSARVPGTKAARGSGGEVTLIDFGEEPVVPAPRPCAPSLAQLAMDACSLLDKTPPQSPTRALPRPLHPTPVVDWDARPLPPPPAYDDVAQDEDDFEVCSINSTLVGAGVCAGPSQGETNYAFVPEQAPLLPPLEDNLFLPPQAGVKPPSSAQTAQIFQALQQECMRQLQVPAASLGPSPGPAPVGEDKPQVPPRVPIPPRPTRPRGELSPAPSGEEELGRWPGPASPPRVPPREPLSPQGSRTPSPLVPPGSSPLPARLSSSPGKTMPTTQSFASDPKYATPQVIQAPGPRAGPCILPIVRDGKKVSSTHYYLLPERPPYLERYQRFLREAQSPEEPAPLPVPLLLPPPSTPAPAAPTATVRPMPQAAPDPKANFSTNNSNPGARPPALRATARLPQRGCPGDGPEAGRPADKIQMLQAMVHGVTTEECQAALQSHSWSVQRAAQYLKVEQLFGLGLRPRSECHKVLEMCDWSLEQAGCRLLGSCGPAHHK; encoded by the exons AGGCTGGGGAGCAGCAGCATGCAGCCGGAGGAGGGCACGGGCTGGCTGCTGGAGCTGCTGTCCGAGGTGCAGCTGCAGCAGTACTTCCTGCGGCTCCGTGATGACCTCAACGTCACCCGCCTGTCCCACTTCGAGTATGTCAAGAATGAGGACCTGGAGAAGATCGGCATGGGCCGGCCCG GCCAGCGGCGGCTGTGGGAGGCTGTGAAGAGAAGAAAGGCCATGTGCAAACGCAAGTCTTGGATGAGCAAG GTGTTCAGTGGAAAGCGACTGGAGGCTGAGTTCCCTCCTCATCACTCTCAGAGCACCTTCCGGAAGACCTCACCCACACCAGGGGGCCCAGCAGGGGAGGGGCCCCTGCAGAGCCTCACCTGCCTCATTGGGGAGAAGGACCTGCATCTCTTCGAGAAGCTGGGAGATGGTTCCTTTGGCGTGGTGCGCAGGGGCGAGTGGGATGCCCCCTCGGGGAAGACG GTGAGTGTGGCTGTGAAGTGCCTGAAGCCTGACGTGCTGAGCCAGCCCGAAGCCATGGACGACTTCATCCGAGAGGTTAACGCCATGCACTCACTGGACCATCGCAACCTCATTCGCCTCTATGGCGTGGTGCTCACGCCACCCATGAAGATG GTGACAGAGCTGGCGCCGCTCGGATCGCTGTTGGACCGGCTACGCAAGCACCAGGGCCACTTCCTCCTGGGCACTCTGAGCCGCTATGCTGTGCAGGTGGCCGAGGGCATGGGCTACCTGGAGTCTAAACGCTTCATTCACCGAGACCTGGCTGCCCGGAACCTGCTATTGGCTGCCCGTGACCTGGTCAAGATTGGGGACTTCGGGCTGATGCGTGCGCTGCCCCAGAATGACGACCACTACGTCATGCAGGAGCATCGCAAGGTGCCCTTTGCCTG GTGTGCTCCTGAGAGCCTGAAGACACGTACCTTCTCCCATGCCAGTGATACCTGGATGTTTGGGGTCACACTGTGGGAGATGTTCACTTATGGCCAGGAGCCCTGGATTGGTCTCAACGGCAGTCAG ATTCTGCATAAGATTGACAAAGAGGGGGAGCGTCTGCCACGGCCTGAGGACTGCCCCCAGGATATCTACAATGTCATGGTTCAGTGCTGGGCCCACAAGCCAGAAGACAGACCCACCTTTGTGGCCCTGCGGGACTTCCTGCTGGAG gcccagcccacAGACATGCGGGCCCTCCAGGACTTTGAGGAACCAGACAAGCTACACATCCAGATGAACGATGTCATCACCGTCATTGAGGGAAG GGCTGAGAATTACTGGTGGCGTGGGCAGAACACACGGACGCTCTGTGTAGGGCCCTTCCCGCGCAATGTGGTGACTTCCGTGGCTGGCCTATCGGCCCAGGACATCAGTCAACCCCTGCAGAATAGCTTCATCCACACAGGACATGGCGACAGCGACCCCCGCCACTGCTGGGGCTTCCCCGACAAGATCGACGA ACTATACCTGGGAAACCCCATGGACCCTCCTgacctgctgagtgtggaactgAGCACCTCCCGACCCACCCAACATCTAGGAAGGGTGAAAA GGCAGCCTCCGCCTCGCCCACCTCAGCCTGCCATCTTCGCTCAGA AGCCAACCTACGACCCCGTGAGTGAGGATCAGGACCCCCTGTCCAGCGACTTCAAGAGGCTGGGCCTTCGGAAACCAGCCCTGACCCGTGGGCTGTGGCTCGCAAAGCCCTCGGCTCGGGTACCGGGCACCAAGGCGGCTCGAGGCAGCGGGGGTGAGGTCACACTCATTGACTTTGGTGAGGAGCCTGTCGTGCCTGCCCCGCGGCCCTGCGCACCCTCACTGGCGCAGCTGGCCATGGACGCCTGCTCCTTGCTGGACAAGACCCCGccacagagccccacacgggcCCTGCCCCGGCCGCTGCACCCCACACCCGTGGTGGACTGGGATGCGCGCCCgctgcccccacctcccgcctACGACGATGTGGCCCAGGATGAGGATGACTTTGAGGTCTGCTCCATCAACAGCACCCTTGTGGGTGCAGGGGTCTGTGCAGGGCCCAGCCAAGGGGAGACCAACTACGCCTTTGTGCCTGAGCAGgcacctctgctccctcccctggAGGACAATCTGTTCCTCCCGCCCCAGGCAGGGGTCAAGCCGCCCAGCTCTGCCCAGACCGCACAGATCTTCCAGGCGCTGCAGCAGGAGTGCATGCGGCAGCTGCAGGTCCCGGCGGCCTCCCTGGGCCCTTCTCCTGGCCCAGCCCCAGTGGGTGAGGACaagccccaggtgcccccccgcGTGCCCATACCCCCAAGGCCCACTCGCCCACGGGGCGAGCTGTCTCCGGCCCCCTCGGGTGAGGAGGAGCTAGGGCGGTGGCCCggacctgcctcccctccccgggTGCCTCCCCGGGAACCCCTGTCCCCTCAAGGCTCGAGGACCCCTAGCCCACTGGTACCACCTGGAAGCTCCCCGCTGCCAGCCCGGCTCTCCAGCTCACCGGGGAAGACCATGCCCACCACCCAGAGCTTCGCCTCCGACCCCAAGTATGCCACACCCCAAGTGATCCAGGCGCCTGGCCCACGGGCGGGCCCCTGCATTCTCCCCATTGTCCGCGATGGCAAGAAGGTCAGCAGCACCCACTACTACCTGCTGCCGGAGCGCCCACCCTACCTAGAACGCTATCAACGCTTCCTGCGGGAGGCCCAGAGCCCTGAAGAGCCGGcccctctgcctgtgcctctgctgctgcccccgCCCAGCACCCCAGCCCCTGCCGCCCCCACGGCCACTGTTCGACCAATGCCCCAGGCCGccccagaccccaaggccaacttCTCCACCAACAACAGTAACCCAGGGGCCCGGCCACCAGCCCTGAGGGCCACGGCTCGGCTGCCACAGAGGGGCTGCCCTGGGGATGGGCCAGAGGCTGGACGGCCGGCAGACAAGATCCAGATG CTGCAGGCCATGGTGCATGGGGTGACCACAGAGGAGTGCCAGGCGGCCCTGCAGAGCCACAGCTGGAGCGTGCAGCGGGCTGCCCAGTATCTGAAG GTGGAGCAGCTCTTTGGGTTGGGTCTGCGGCCGCGGAGTGAGTGCCACAAAGTGCTGGAGATGTGCGACTGGAGCCTGGAGCAGGCCGGCTGCCGCCTTCTGGGCTCCTGCGGCCCTGCCCACCACAAGTGA